A window from Desertibacillus haloalkaliphilus encodes these proteins:
- a CDS encoding GDSL-type esterase/lipase family protein yields the protein VDNRAIGGRSSKTFIEEGRLDKILADIQPGDWLFTQMGHNDASTEKPERHTDPFTTYKSYLSQYIHGARAKGATPLLLTPVGRFHEKDGEYINDFPDYCAAMKELADEEEVLLVDLNTVSLQ from the coding sequence GTCGACAACCGCGCAATCGGTGGAAGAAGCTCAAAAACATTCATTGAAGAAGGACGGCTTGATAAAATATTGGCTGACATTCAGCCTGGGGACTGGCTGTTTACACAAATGGGGCACAATGATGCTTCAACGGAGAAGCCCGAACGGCATACAGATCCTTTCACAACGTATAAAAGCTATTTGTCTCAATATATTCACGGAGCAAGAGCGAAAGGAGCTACACCGCTTTTATTAACCCCTGTCGGCCGCTTTCATGAAAAAGACGGAGAATATATCAATGATTTCCCTGATTACTGTGCCGCGATGAAAGAACTAGCCGATGAAGAAGAAGTTCTTCTCGTTGATTTAAATACAGTTAGTCTCCAGT